Genomic window (Prevotella melaninogenica ATCC 25845):
GTAACCTTCTGTCGTAATACCAGCATTGTACGCACAATCGCACCTGCTAAGGAGGTCTTACCCGTACCAGCACTACCTCTGAGAATCATTACAGCACGCTCATCACGGTCGGTCATAAAGCGTGCAAAGACTTCTACAGCATGTAGCTGGTCGGCAGTAGGAGCAAATCCGAAGTTCTGTAAAATCCTATACTTTAGTTCCTCATTTACCATCGCTTAAAGTCTTTAACTCCTTATTAATACCACTCTTTTATATTAGCTTGGCTTTCTATTACCTGTTCAATGTTATCAGGAAGTTGTGAGAAGAAGTCTATTCCAGTGATGCGTTCTACCTCGTCAACTGTATTGACGTAATCAGTCTTCTTGTGTCCTTTAGCCGATGCGTTCCTACATATAAAACCAATAGCCTTCGGTTCGTCTTTCAGTCGGAGGACAACTTTGAAGAAAGCTTCTGGCACTTGCACTTTATTCTTACCAATTGTCTTATGCTTTCGATTGAAATAGATAGGTCCACAGACAATATAAACATCGCCATATTGCTCTGCCCATGTGCGACAGAGCTTTTCTACTGTATTCCACAAACCACTATTCAACGCTGGTTCTTGTGGACAAATATTCGTCATTAGGAAGCTCTCTTCCATTGCTTTTTGGCTCCAATGGTTGTCACCAGCAGGACACATGTGTCCACGATCGTATCCCGAACGCATATAATCATAGGTATCCACACGTGGTGCAGGTATCTCTTCGTCTGCTTGGAAGGTGATACCCTTGCGCTTAATAGGTCCGTTTGTGTGAGCTGCCGTTAGGTGCCATGCCACCCAATTAGGTGTACGTGTTTCTGCGTTATACGATGTTGTATAGCCCTCACGATAGAGTATGAGAGACGGAATATTGGCTT
Coding sequences:
- a CDS encoding DNA/RNA non-specific endonuclease gives rise to the protein MKHIILKTIILSLSLLAVACKGEKQKRDFSTLDKPFIESYNNNRSDDTNTSKGKKNANQKNTFEVKQGLEIPIGKANIPSLILYREGYTTSYNAETRTPNWVAWHLTAAHTNGPIKRKGITFQADEEIPAPRVDTYDYMRSGYDRGHMCPAGDNHWSQKAMEESFLMTNICPQEPALNSGLWNTVEKLCRTWAEQYGDVYIVCGPIYFNRKHKTIGKNKVQVPEAFFKVVLRLKDEPKAIGFICRNASAKGHKKTDYVNTVDEVERITGIDFFSQLPDNIEQVIESQANIKEWY